Proteins encoded together in one [Chlorobium] sp. 445 window:
- a CDS encoding spermidine/putrescine ABC transporter ATP-binding protein, with the protein MRLTVEKLTKRFANHRALDEVTFQCKDAEFFAVLGKSGSGKSTLARMIAGLEKPSEGRIFFDDKEVTRLAAHRRNAVMVFQNYALFPHLNVFENIAFGLREARWQEREIQQAVVQAAKTLQIDHRLYRMTTELSGGEQQRVAIARAIATPSEIILLDEPLSNLDVVLRRELQKELKSLQRKTGKTFIYITHDQEEALMLADRLMLLHHGRVMEIGTPKEVYECPKTHFGATFIGDANSIRMQRLDKFLIKSETGLVLQHSQGDAIAGKAFNVVIRPEHIVPVERAQGENVFRAIVKEEFFKGAISEYRISVEGIDLVMQTALPLKKESFVQIQKFYLFPLAEQETA; encoded by the coding sequence GTGAGACTTACTGTTGAAAAACTAACCAAACGTTTTGCTAATCATCGAGCGCTGGATGAAGTTACTTTTCAGTGCAAGGACGCAGAATTTTTTGCAGTCTTAGGCAAATCAGGCAGCGGCAAATCGACTTTAGCGCGCATGATTGCAGGTCTAGAAAAACCTAGTGAAGGGCGAATTTTCTTTGATGACAAGGAGGTAACTAGACTTGCAGCGCATCGGCGCAATGCGGTAATGGTCTTTCAAAACTATGCCCTGTTTCCGCATCTCAATGTCTTTGAAAATATCGCATTTGGGCTACGCGAAGCGCGTTGGCAAGAGCGCGAGATTCAGCAAGCTGTGGTGCAAGCCGCAAAAACACTGCAAATCGATCATCGGCTCTATCGAATGACGACAGAACTCTCAGGAGGTGAGCAGCAACGCGTAGCAATTGCACGCGCGATTGCAACACCTTCTGAAATCATTCTGCTCGATGAACCACTCTCAAACTTGGACGTGGTGCTGCGACGTGAATTGCAAAAGGAACTCAAAAGCCTGCAACGCAAAACGGGCAAAACCTTCATCTACATCACACACGATCAAGAAGAAGCACTAATGCTGGCAGATAGGTTAATGCTGCTACATCACGGCAGAGTAATGGAGATTGGTACGCCAAAAGAAGTCTATGAGTGTCCAAAAACACACTTCGGCGCAACCTTCATTGGTGATGCAAATTCTATCCGTATGCAGCGACTCGATAAATTTTTGATAAAATCAGAAACCGGCTTAGTCTTGCAGCACAGTCAGGGTGATGCGATTGCAGGAAAAGCATTCAATGTGGTAATTCGTCCAGAGCACATTGTGCCTGTGGAAAGAGCGCAAGGTGAAAATGTGTTTCGCGCTATAGTAAAAGAAGAATTTTTCAAGGGAGCGATAAGTGAGTATCGAATTAGTGTGGAAGGTATAGACCTTGTAATGCAAACAGCACTGCCGCT